The Anopheles gambiae chromosome 2, idAnoGambNW_F1_1, whole genome shotgun sequence genomic sequence GTTCCCATTAGCTTTTCTATACATAATTGTACAGAACTACAGTCTACAGACATTTTCAAGGTTCAAGTTTCTAGCCCGGAACCAAGCCAGTTACATCATATTCTTTCTACAAACACAGAGTCTTCAATTAAAGTACTTCAGAATGAACTGCAATTATACCCGCAGGCAAACAGCGACGCGGTTCAGATTTATTGTGCCGCGACAAATATTGTGCTAGGTAAGTAAACTAAAAGCTTACCGCCAGCCCCACAGCTCGATAAGAAAGCTCCCACACCGATGTTGTTCTGTACATTGTTTTTCCCTATTCCCTATGCCATATGCTCCGGCACTTGACAGCAGCAGGGCCCCGTCAGCGGACCCAGCGCCCGCGACCTTAGCAAGGAAGATAATCAACAAACACCTACGACACGGTTTTCTGTATCGCAAACGCTTTACACCGCCTTCGTCTCCCGCTCGCAGGGGCTGATAATTGATCCCGGAACGCGATAGATCGATACCGGAACGCGGGATTTGGCGGGACGCACGGTGGCCAATTATCGACGGTATCGCTGTAACACGCTGATAAAGCAATTTGAAGGAGCCATCGTAATCCGCAGAGGAGGTATTCGATAGCGAATCGGGCTACAAAAATCGGCTCGCTCGCAAACGGTTCGTGCAGTGATAATTGACGTGACTGTTCGGTTGCACGCAGCGAACGGATTGATGCAAACCAAGCCCAATTTTACACCATTGGAgtatacacacaaacatatataTAAAAGAAGACGGAACTGTTGCAAACTGCAAACTGCAGCCAATTCTGAACTGCATTAGTGCTTTGTgatatattttacatttaaataaCATGAAAGTGAGTTGACTACCGTTTCTCATTGCTTTGTCTTCTACGACGCAGTAGTAGTGTCTTAAGTgtattcattgtttttttatctcttcaaCGTCTGGTgccgaaatgaaaaaaaatgctaaattGTACCTTTCTGCAATACAAACACCGACCGAGATGAAAGCGCGACCATAAAAGTGGTCAGCTCCATCCATGCCCAGCCCGTGCGACATTGATTGGACACAAAGTGGTCGCAGTACTTCAAAACTGAGCTTGTTGTTGAGTGAAACGGCTTCAAAAAGACTTTCTCAAGGAGGGATTCTTATAAATCACTGCTTGACAAATCGTTGTTAAATCGGATAAAGCTAACCTTAGCTcaaacagtaaaacaatgtAGTATGTTTGTAAAAGAGACTCGCTCTATGAGATAATACAGAGCTATCGGAATATTCTAGAACCCTTCGACGAAAAACGGGCGCAAATTGAAGCTTTTCCTCTGGTGACCGAACGGAACAgtatattttccatttattgGAGCATGTGATTTGCggtaatggaaaaacaaaggCCCTTTCCCCCCGGTCCTCAACAATAGTCATCTCATTTAGTTCCGAATTCGATGGACCAAGAAGCACGAGAAAAGTTCTTTGctccaaacaaacacaaaaaagtgaTGATTTCCAACAgtttgatgattttgtttgttggtggcAAATGAGAATTGTTCGCTTTCCCGTTCCgttgtgtgtgtcgtttttgggaagtgagaagaaaaaatatcgaTCCTTGTTTTTATGGTGAATTCATACAAACTGTGCAAAAACGTTGGACCAAAAATTTAGTTGGAAGAAAGTTGATCTTTCTCCTTTGCCGTTCACGGCGGACAACAACTCCATTGCACGTTGAACCTTTACCAAGTATATAAGAAACGCACCGACCATCAGCGACCACTGCCGTGGTTGTCCTagataattgaattaaattatccACGCCCAATCGTTGTTATGCGTTGTGTGATTTTTCCCCGCTTTTTACGCCTCCCTTCCCTCGTTCTCAGCCTTTCCGTGCAACCGGTCGCCTTGTGCTGGGATTGGAGCTGGCACTactcctgctgctggtgtgcggTGTAACGCATGCCCACACCGAACCGGAGCTCCCGGCGGCCGCGGCGAGTGCGCAGGTTTCACCCGGCGATGCCACGGGACTCGCAGCGGATGCAGGGCAGCATCTTCCTCCGGCGATAGACGCTAAAACGGACGACAGCGCTGGAAAAAGCGTAGTTGTGAACTGGAAGCTGGCCTGCAAACAGCTCTGCAGGTGAGTGCAGCTCGTGTGGTTGGTAGTGTGCTGCCGTCCATCGTTTTCTCGAGCACCATGGGAGTGAAATAGTGAGCGGACATGGTGTCTCGAGTGCAGGCAAACAGTCTGTGGCACGATTGCCGAAACTAGATAACGCAAAGTTCTGGGTGTTGATGGGAAAAGTTGTATGCCGgagggatgtgtgtgtgtgtgatgtgttcatgtgtgtgagtgtgtggaaaatggaaaattttaCATCTCAACGCTCTCTCTCATCCGTTTTATGTGGCTCCTCAGGCAGCAACTGTGTCAAGTGTGAAGGAAAAGCTGCAGATGATTGATGGCTTCCAATTTTACGGGCGAGGCTTTTGTGAAGTTTTACAGATTGCGTGTCAAATAGCCAAACTGATGTGATGGAAGATTGACTCAGATCTATCATTTTgtcccctttttttgcttgggCACAGATTTGCCGACGGGATTAGACGTACTGATGTGTAGAGTTATGCTTGCACGAGTGAGCCTTGTGAGACGCTCCTCCAataatgttttcaattttctacAGACATTTTTCCAATACTTGATATCCAAGAGCAGTTGACATATTTCACACTTCTAGACGCGTTTTTCTCTTCACCGTGTGTCACCTATTTTTCGCGTGCCCATGTTATCAGCGGTCTATTGCTTTTAACAGGCGCAATTAGGCGCAATTGCCATCAACCGGTAGCCACCAAAACCATAAAGCACACACTACTGCCACACGATCGCAAACACATTCCGCCGATGGCGATAAACCCTAGGCATCTGGACGGGAGTAGCAGACGAACAGATAATCTTGTGGTGTCCCAATGACGGGACACTTTTGGATACAGGGACCTCCCTAATAGTTCGCCGTAGAGATACTTATTTTGAGCGgattttatatttaatattttcaaatagttatatatctctctcttcccCTCTTTTCACAGTGCAGGGCTTGGCGGTCCCAGCTGCGGGTCAACATGGCTCCGCACTACCACTTCCGACTCCCCCACACTCCCGGTGGATAAGGACACGCTGGATGGGGTGTGTCCATCGCTGTGTGCCAACGGGCTAGGTAAGCTTGGTTGCTTTTCTTTAACATCCAAATGACTATGCGTCAATAGGGTATGAGACCACGGGTCGAAAGGTCACTTCAACGACGTCAGTTAAGCGCCGTAAATCAATCATCGTCCGTATGCATCGATCCGGCAGGTTCCGCTGAACTTTAGAATGTAGATCGCCGATAGACAAGCGCAGCTGTGTGCCGATTGTAATATCTAAATCCCTTAATTTTTTGATAATTAATCAACGCCCCTCCGACTCCGGTGTCAGTTAATTAGGTTGTTTCCCAATACGGGGATAAAGCATGATACTGCGGGGGTTTTACACTAAGCCGATATTGTTGGGGCTGACATCGCTTCGGTCAAGCAGTACGTCATAGATAGGACGCATCTGGGGGGCTCGTCTCTGTGCGGTCATTTGGAATTTAGCTATCGCCAGTGATACCAGAGTGCTTGATAACAGTATTTAGAAGATTAGAAACCGTTCATGGATGAACACGTTTGAACGAGTTCCAAATAATGAATCACCCTGTTGTGTTGGGATGTTCAGAGTATAATAGCTTGGGGAGTTTGGTGTCTTCTAATGCGACTGACAGCTTCATCTATGTACTAGCGTGAATCAGCATGCCACGTTTCATTTGTGGTTTCCTTGCTGAACATTTACTGACGAGTCAAGAGGCTTTTAATGGGAACGGTCTTAAATGGAGCTTTGGTTGGACTTACATTAATGAGAATAGCACATCTTTGAAATCAgtattaaaattatgttttaaacAACATTTGGTATAAGGTTATTGGTTGAAATATAGCGAAATAGTCATTTGCCGACGGCACTTGATAGTGCTGTGTTACAAAGACTTTTGCTAAGGCTTATCAATTCGTGAatgcttaacaacatgcccgtcatgggttcaagccccgtatgGACCGTGTCCCTCAAACGTTGGACTGTCTATCATATGGTACCAtgtgttgtgtccgcacaaatgaGACGTAGATGgttgtacggcacaaacagaatatgtgATTTATTCTACTCTTTGGTATGGTAATACATTTAACACGTATGTAAATaacaacgcatacacacacacacgcaatgcggggagaggacgactggtccttctcgcgccgcgatcctcactgaggacatcaccggatgacagccctgctgtcatcagtgagccctcaggatgaggcagcggtctgtccacaacactATGGTacaagcaggccttgaccgacgacTGTAAAATGACCTCTTTTTCAGATAACACCTTCTTACCTCCGTTTGGTTCGTCAACATCTTGGCCGGCATTAGACATGTTCGAAATTGACACATAGTTTAGGGCTTTCGTCTACTAATTCGCTTATTTCGGTGTTTGTGATAGATTCTGCGTACAACAATCATGAAATTTCAGGGTTGACCCATTACTATTCATCTGTCCAATTGAGTGTAGCCCTACAAAGACAAAGGCTTTTTATATCCCTATTCCAAGTCCTGCCTATGGGAAGTTTATGTTTAACGACTGTTCCACTGGACGGAGCCATATATTTCCGCCAAAAACTCTTCTGAGAACCTCTCCTCTCGAGCGTGATCATCAGAGTTTTGACTTACCGGATCAACTATGAATCACGGCTTTCGTCCTTGCTTCCAGCTTTGCAAGTTCCAAGGGTACCAAATTATGCTCCGTGGTTTTCGAAGTATTCTTCAATGATAATTCTGATGGCCGATACTAGGGAATTAAACTGAAACTCGTGAACAAAAGACATCACTGAACTGACTGACGTACCTTGTGTAGAACCGTTATGTAACACTGACATTTCTTCACTGGCTACTAAGATGAGTGGTTGTCACATTGCACGAATACCTTCTCTTGGTTTCCACAGCAATCGCGACgcgtgaaataaaaaatctgaTCAAAGTTTTTTTCCGTTCTCTCtcattcctctctctctctccttagGTGTTTCCAAATGTAACTGCACCAGTTTCCGGCCGAAGGACCAGTTCGACCAGAACCTTATCTGCCAGGCGTTCTGTACCGTCGCCAGTGTGCAGCTGGCCGGCTGCAGCCGTTGCGACGGAACCGACCCCAGCCTGGGCAACTTCGGTGCATTAGAAATCGTCGAAACGACGACACCAAACTGGGACGAGCTGTGTTCGATGTTCTGCAAGATGGGCGACGGCGGAACACTGTGCAACTGTGATTTGCCGCCGTTCTTCTAATGTGCACACAACcgtggacacacacacacccaacccaATACATTACGTTCACGCTTACTTCAATTAATTTACCGCGGGGTACTCCTACCCCAATGCAGTACAGAAAAACAAAGACGGCGTTGGAATTAATTTCGTGATATGTTTTCTTTCACAAACGACAACAGCACAACATGTGAAATACGTTTTTGGGAGGGATTTTGTGAAGAAGACCGGATGCAAACGTTATCATTACATATCCGCAGGGTTTGCGTGACATGTGCGGCATTCCGCACCAATCTCAAGCTCGCACCGTTTATGCcagtttgtttgcgtttcagACGTTTCAGTTCGATCCGTTCCTAAGGTCTTACCTGAGTTTTGAATGACTAGGATAGTTGGAGGAGAAGCAGACGGTAGGATAAGGCAGTCGTCGTTCGACTTTGAACGATCAATGACAAATATCACTCAAAAGGGCTTCCAGGTTGAGGGTGAAACATAGCGGGACACGCCACACTACGCCAGCATCCTTGCTGGTGTGGCCAACATGTCCAGCTTTTGGGGGGGGATTAGAATAGAAGATGCGAGAAGTAAGTAGTAAACGTAGCTGTCAGTCAGAGTCAGTTAGGAGTCTGTTGATCTCTAGTTaggattttgtgtttttggaaaGTTTTAGTCCCTTTCCGCGCGTGCTATCGGAGCGTAAGCTGCCAACATTTGCGCGAAACTAGCgaatgcaacaacaacaacgtaaCGCATGTCACGCCAGTATGCATCCAGCACGCGGACATGACGTTGACTACCCTTCCATGTGTCAATTTGTTTAGGATTAAATTCTCTTACGAAAAACACCTCTGCTTTCGATAAAGCCGCACAGGGGTTACACACTGAGGGCGTGCAGAGATGCAGAGTGTGTGCACAGTTTTAATTACCAATTTAAGACACGTTCGTCCGTTCAGTTCCGCAGCTGTCTGAGGCTTTCCTGCGTCCATGCAAACCCAAAGTTCCTCCTCTCCCAACTCCTCAATCCTATTTAGCAGAACTCCCCTCGAACGAACGAGAAATGCTGATGCTGCGAAGAGAGCTAACAAGCCGATCGACGACCATATCACATCGTAACGACTACCACATACAAaacattcatcatcatcatcctaaTCATGTGAAAAGGAGTGGAAAACGATTCGACATTACTTTTCAAAAAATTTCAAGCAAGCAAACTCTTACCAGGTATTGCACAAATGCTGTGAAAGACAATAATTACCAAATACAACCCTATTTGGAATCTAGAGTAATGTGGGagacgaaaaaaacaatacacgcgaagaaagaagaagaggaaaaatgcatttacaaatattgaaacaaaattaaaccaaacaaaaaaaaacagcaaccgctttaaaaatcacaaacacacgataTCTAAATGTTGTAACTGTTTCCCTTATTTCCGTGCCGTAACATacatatatatctatatacacacatatacatatatgGTGCggtcccaacaaaaaaaaaacaactaataATCAATGTTCCAAACATACGGCCACTGCACACGCTGTATGCGCTTTGTTCGGTCGTGTCAGTAAAGAGAGAtcgcgaacaaaacaaaaatcctgcAAACTAACGAACATCTAACATCTCGATCTCGATCTCGTTCTCATCAGACACAGAGCCACCCAGAGAAGGTGGTAATAAAGTCACGGGTTGGTggtgtttattgattttgtcGTGGGGGAGAAATCAGCTAAGCGGAGGGGTTGCCGATTTCGCTCAACTGATACGACGCACGGTTGTTTGCCTGTACCGCATGAAAAATCCAACCAAACCGGTACAGAAAGACAGTCAGTGAAAAATGCTCGCTATATGTGTTGTAACAGCAAAGAAACTAGAGCTCGTTTCATTACTTGTCTTGACTATAGGCaatgtttaaataaatgtGTTTACACTAATAAAgggtgttttgctttttgagAATTAACTTGAGAAAATGGAGAATCCATCTTAATTTTCTTTACATCCGCTCACCAACCAGCATGGTAGTAACGGATTAATTCAAATTTTCCTTACTTCTTCAATCTCACACATAGGTGGCGCTAGTGTAGCAGCTGCTCAGGGGTGCGTTTAGTGGGATGGCAACGTGCAGCGAAACAACTCCTTTAGCACGGTTTACTTTTTCCATGTCCTGTTCCActgtttctttcccttttatCATGTGCTACCAGGCTTCACTTACTTCTTTGTTATTCTATTAGTATCTTTATTAATAGTATATGTTACAAgagtttcggttgttttcatgaattaaattgttttcctgtttcctttctttctttctttcattttttgtaaGAAAAATCTGTTTCCCCTCGCAAAGGAACGTTCGACCTTCACGCTAAACGACGCTCTTTtaaagaagaaatatttctaGCGTACTGTAGCCCACCCAGCAAAGCctgtttttgttccattcCCACCCAATGCATGGCTCTGTGGCCAATCGTCGTTCAAAATAGCAAAAGAAAACGCAAAGAATGAGAAAGCTCAACTCATTCGATGTAATTTTGTTGGCTCGGTATTAATGCTTTTAGaataatgtatttaaaaaaaataaacgaaagctTTCCATTCTATGGACAGTTGCCGGGTGGCTTGAATGCCTGGGCGTTTCTCTGATTGCACACGATGGCCATTGGACACGAGGACGGATGACGGTTGAATTGCTTGATTGAATCAGGTTAAATACGCCTTATCATTCCTTACCGGCCAGGCCGGGTTATAGAACTCGGCGAAAAAAACCCCCACTGTCCCGGTGCTGCTGGCTTACCGTGTTGAACACTTCCGTACTAATGCTAAGGCTATAATGACGTGGATGGAGCGAAGGGCCCTGTGCTCCTCTAACGAAATTTGTACTGCCTTCTCGACTTTGCTATGCTATGGAGTACGCTTTAACTGAAAACAAACACGGCAAGGGGATGATGCAGTGGAGTACACCCATACACTCAACCGTTAACTGGGAGCTTTTCGttccctctatctctctcactttctctctctgtccgcTGCTGTCTGACCGATCCAATAAAATGCAATTCGTTCCCATTCTCGACGTGTCTAAATCGACATTTTCCTACCTATAAAAAaccttctttccttttttcctattaatattattaacacacacgcacaaacgcatTCCCAATTTCCCTTGACCTTACTACCCCTTCCCCGCGTCCTAACCGTACAACTAACTTAAGAAGGCAACAAGCTAAAGCATTCATTATTTGACGCGCATTCTGGTGCATTTGATGATAGTA encodes the following:
- the LOC4576424 gene encoding uncharacterized protein LOC4576424, with the protein product MKPFRATGRLVLGLELALLLLLVCGVTHAHTEPELPAAAASAQVSPGDATGLAADAGQHLPPAIDAKTDDSAGKSVVVNWKLACKQLCSAGLGGPSCGSTWLRTTTSDSPTLPVDKDTLDGVCPSLCANGLGVSKCNCTSFRPKDQFDQNLICQAFCTVASVQLAGCSRCDGTDPSLGNFGALEIVETTTPNWDELCSMFCKMGDGGTLCNCDLPPFF